In Mustelus asterias chromosome 30, sMusAst1.hap1.1, whole genome shotgun sequence, a genomic segment contains:
- the LOC144480639 gene encoding uncharacterized protein LOC144480639, whose product MEGKSTVHSGEKPYSCSVCGQDFNQSSGLFKHKCSHDGEKPWKCGVCGKGFNYPSQLETHRRGHTRERPFTCSDCGKGFTKLSTLQNHQRTHTGQRPFTCSLCGKGFTQSSTLIKHKLIHTGERPFTCSVCGMGFTQSSTLLTHQRVHTGEKRFTCSECGKGFTHKSTLLTHQQVHTRQRPFTCSQCGKGFVNSSILITHQRGHTDERPFKCLKCGKCFKTSQELVSHQQVHTDEKPFRCSHCGTGFRRSSHLTVHQRVHTGERPFTCTKCGKRFTQSSALLRHQQVHTGERPFTCAKCGKRFTQSSALLRHQQVHK is encoded by the coding sequence atggaaggaaaaagcaccgttcacagtggggagaaaccatactcGTGTTCCGtttgtggacaagacttcaaccaGTCATCTGGCCTGTTCAAACATAAATGCAGTCATGATGGGGAgaagccgtggaaatgtggggtctgtgggaagggattcaattacccatcccagctggaaacccATCGGCgtggtcacaccagggagaggccgttcacctgctcggactgcgggaagggattcactaagttatccaccctgcagaatcaccagcgcacacacactgggcagaggccattcacctgctctttgtgtgggaagggattcactcagtcatccaccctgattaaacacaaactaattcacactggggagagaccattcacctgctctgtgtgtggaatgggattcactcagtcatccacgctgctgacacaccagcgagttcacaccggggagaagcgattcacctgctctgagtgtggaaagggattcactcacaaatccaccctgctgacacaccagcaagttcacacgaggcagagaccattcacctgctcccagtgtgggaagggatttgttaATTCATCCATCCTAATTACACACCAAAGAggccacactgatgagagaccgtttaagtgTCTGAAGTGTGGGAAATGTTTTAAAACCTCGCAGGAACTGGTGTCCcatcaacaagttcacactgacgagaaaccattcagatgctctcactgtgggactgggttcaggcgatcatctcatctcactgtccatcagcgggttcacaccggggagagaccattcacctgcaccaagtgtgggaagagattcactcagtcatccgcattgctgagacaccagcaagttcacaccggggagagaccgttcacctgcgccaagtgtgggaagagattcactcagtcatccgcattgctgagacatcagcaagttcataAATAA
- the LOC144480645 gene encoding uncharacterized protein LOC144480645: protein MEKPWKCEDCGKGFNYPSHLETHRRSHTGERPFICCVCGKGFVQSQHLQSHQRSHSNKRHLKCSNCEKGFKSKKHLKQHQHIHTGKRPFICSVCGKGFTQSATLMRHQQTHTGKRPFTCSVCGKGFIQSSTLRRHLRVHTGERPFPCSKCGKEFTRLDTLSLHQHVHTEKLLFKHYE, encoded by the coding sequence atggagaaaccatggaaatgtgaggactgtgggaagggattcaattatcctTCCCATCTCGAAACTCATCGTCGcagtcacacaggagagagaccgttcatctgctgtgtgtgtggaaaaggTTTTGTTCAGTCACaacacctgcagtcacaccaacgCTCTCATTCCAATAAGAGACATTTAAAATGTTCCAACTGTGAGAAGGGCTTTAAGAGCAAAAAGCACTTGAAAcaacaccaacacattcacactggaaagaggccgttcatctgttctgtgtgtgggaagggattcactcagtcagccaccCTGATGAGACACCAGCAGACTCACACAGgaaaaaggccgttcacctgctcagtgtgtgggaaaggattcattcagtcatccaccctgcggaggcatctgcgagttcacactggggagaggccgttcccttgctccaagtgtgggaaggaattcactcggttAGACACTCTCAGTTTGCATCAACATGTTCACACtgaaaaattactttttaaacaTTACGAATGA